From the Streptomyces nigrescens genome, one window contains:
- a CDS encoding PE-PGRS family protein, protein MSLTLPSEVAWVLDLLGYNWPDADEDKLHECAQAWRNFAESVNQASSQGSSAANEVVSANSGDAIEGFANEWGTFSGGGDSGDNYLRDAAAAAEVIALAFDAAALAVLAGKIAVIVQLVILAAEIIAAQAAAPFTLGLSEIGAAGATQATRVIVRQILDKIKREVMEAATKAMEHATMDAIKKMAKKAVSKEARKIAADYVKKTVKETVKDKVVDQAKEIARDKIVEEGKAKAQEAATEMAQNVAQQGIESHFGARDGIDWGETTDIAKDKAGEYVDGIKEGAQEYKDGVTSLTDPGTYIDHARQDLTNRGLDAAQRHTDRHTGGAATRNQGVTDEVRSVFG, encoded by the coding sequence GTGTCATTGACGCTGCCAAGCGAGGTAGCTTGGGTCCTGGACCTCCTCGGCTACAACTGGCCGGACGCCGACGAGGACAAGCTCCACGAATGCGCGCAGGCCTGGCGCAACTTCGCCGAGTCGGTCAATCAAGCATCCTCGCAGGGCTCTTCGGCAGCCAATGAAGTCGTCTCCGCCAACTCCGGTGATGCGATCGAGGGCTTTGCGAACGAATGGGGAACCTTCTCCGGCGGCGGAGACAGCGGGGACAACTACCTCCGCGACGCCGCCGCGGCCGCTGAAGTCATCGCTCTCGCCTTCGACGCGGCCGCCCTCGCCGTTCTCGCCGGGAAAATCGCGGTCATTGTCCAGCTCGTGATTCTGGCCGCCGAAATCATCGCGGCACAGGCCGCCGCGCCCTTCACACTCGGTCTGTCCGAGATCGGTGCCGCAGGCGCCACTCAGGCGACGCGAGTGATCGTCCGTCAGATCCTCGACAAGATCAAACGCGAGGTCATGGAGGCGGCCACCAAGGCCATGGAGCATGCCACCATGGACGCCATCAAGAAGATGGCGAAGAAGGCCGTGTCCAAGGAAGCCCGCAAGATTGCGGCGGACTATGTGAAGAAGACGGTCAAGGAAACCGTCAAGGACAAGGTCGTCGATCAGGCGAAGGAAATCGCCCGGGACAAAATCGTCGAAGAGGGCAAGGCCAAGGCCCAGGAAGCCGCCACGGAGATGGCCCAGAACGTCGCGCAACAGGGCATCGAGAGCCACTTCGGCGCCCGCGACGGAATCGACTGGGGCGAAACCACCGACATCGCCAAGGACAAGGCCGGCGAATACGTCGACGGCATCAAGGAAGGCGCCCAGGAGTACAAGGACGGCGTCACCAGCCTCACCGACCCCGGCACCTACATCGACCACGCCAGGCAAGACCTCACCAACCGAGGCCTCGACGCCGCCCAGCGCCACACCGACCGCCACACCGGCGGCGCGGCCACCCGCAACCAGGGCGTAACGGACGAGGTCCGCTCGGTCTTCGGCTGA